One genomic region from Bradyrhizobium icense encodes:
- the sctJ gene encoding type III secretion system inner membrane ring lipoprotein SctJ, producing the protein MRVFAVLSLLLPLIGCKADLYTKVQEREANEMLALLLSKGVDAVRVTAKDGTSTIQVEEKQLAYSIELLNLEGLPRHPFKNLGEVFKGSGLVASPIEERARYVYALSEELSRTISDIDGVISARVHVVLPKNDLLRQDTMPSSASVFVRHNSNAKLSLLLPQIKMLVANSIEGLSYDKVAVVFVPVERAPLERPAPPAASAQSTKSISDPLLAAAIGGGGAALGLLCYIFLGSLMHQRAQLSRARSRLGNRSNTPAIAPPGKKIASDKA; encoded by the coding sequence TTGCGTGTTTTTGCCGTGCTGTCGCTTCTCCTCCCCTTGATTGGCTGTAAGGCTGATCTCTACACCAAAGTGCAGGAGCGCGAGGCCAATGAGATGCTTGCGCTCCTGCTTAGCAAGGGCGTCGATGCGGTCCGTGTTACTGCCAAGGACGGGACCAGCACGATCCAGGTCGAGGAGAAGCAGCTAGCCTATTCGATTGAGCTACTAAATCTCGAAGGGTTGCCACGCCATCCTTTCAAGAACCTCGGCGAGGTGTTCAAAGGATCGGGCCTGGTCGCCTCGCCGATCGAGGAGCGCGCCCGCTACGTTTATGCCCTGAGCGAAGAATTGTCGCGTACGATTAGCGATATCGACGGCGTCATATCCGCGCGTGTCCACGTTGTTTTGCCGAAAAATGATCTATTGCGCCAGGACACGATGCCGTCCTCAGCGTCGGTGTTCGTTCGACATAACTCCAATGCAAAGCTCTCGCTCCTGCTACCGCAGATCAAAATGCTGGTCGCCAACAGCATCGAGGGCCTATCCTATGACAAGGTGGCGGTGGTCTTTGTGCCGGTCGAGCGGGCTCCGCTTGAACGTCCGGCCCCGCCAGCTGCGTCCGCTCAGTCGACCAAATCCATTTCAGACCCGCTACTTGCGGCCGCTATTGGGGGAGGCGGCGCTGCGCTTGGCCTTCTGTGCTACATATTCCTGGGCTCTCTTATGCATCAGCGCGCCCAGCTGTCGCGCGCGCGATCCAGACTTGGCAACCGTTCGAACACGCCCGCTATCGCGCCTCCCGGTAAAAAGATCGCTTCCGATAAGGCATAG
- a CDS encoding nodulation protein NolB — translation MTPSIMLGATPISLNPADGLSGLCQPAAIGQQSQFQQTLLHVASTSDAASSVTDRAAPVPAVSEVQRAAVQASPPGERVLQALSSMYRSNPVPSATSGGVAAISKTVQPGPAAQPLSRSQLVGVNPAGRPEGVLDFDTMVAGLRDVYKGVVEVSLVSKSTSAVSSSLNKLLSAG, via the coding sequence ATGACACCTTCGATCATGCTAGGCGCTACGCCGATCTCTCTGAACCCTGCCGACGGTCTGTCCGGGCTCTGCCAGCCGGCAGCTATCGGCCAGCAGAGCCAGTTTCAGCAGACTCTTCTGCATGTCGCTTCGACATCAGACGCTGCCTCCTCAGTCACAGATAGGGCAGCGCCCGTTCCTGCGGTGTCAGAGGTTCAGCGTGCAGCAGTGCAGGCGAGCCCGCCTGGCGAGCGCGTGCTCCAAGCTCTCTCTTCGATGTATCGGAGCAATCCCGTTCCTTCTGCAACGAGCGGCGGTGTGGCCGCCATTTCGAAGACCGTTCAACCTGGGCCGGCCGCTCAGCCGCTTTCGCGGTCGCAGCTAGTCGGGGTGAACCCCGCGGGCAGGCCGGAAGGGGTGCTCGACTTCGACACGATGGTTGCGGGTCTGCGGGACGTTTACAAGGGTGTCGTTGAGGTTTCGCTTGTGTCCAAGAGCACCAGCGCGGTCAGCTCATCTTTGAACAAATTGCTATCGGCGGGCTGA
- a CDS encoding secretin N-terminal domain-containing protein, protein MLSRRTILNILNRVAGAGVFLCTGVLTAFGAPLSLPSAPYSYTVLDQDLSAALLEFGNNLNIRVNVSAEVKGRIRGRMPDLPPREFLDRLTNLYNLQWYYDGLVLYVSAANEAQSRLLVLKPISFDAFKAALDALNISDERYLVRPAPGDGLVLVSGPPRFIALLDQTLNGLVAEAQARPHAAVEKQPREAVLKLFRGSSTTVVRDGRPEAPYSSDAPRQDSIVREPAPSQR, encoded by the coding sequence ATGCTAAGCCGACGCACGATCCTGAACATTTTGAACCGAGTTGCGGGCGCAGGAGTTTTCCTTTGCACCGGGGTACTCACGGCATTTGGGGCTCCGCTCTCGCTGCCTTCGGCACCTTATAGCTACACGGTTCTGGATCAGGACCTGTCTGCCGCACTGCTGGAATTCGGTAACAACCTCAATATCAGAGTAAACGTAAGCGCCGAGGTGAAGGGTCGGATTCGCGGGCGCATGCCAGATCTGCCACCACGCGAGTTCCTCGATCGTTTGACCAATCTCTACAATCTTCAATGGTACTACGATGGGCTCGTGCTGTATGTATCTGCTGCAAATGAGGCGCAAAGTCGTCTGCTTGTGTTGAAGCCGATCAGCTTCGATGCATTCAAAGCGGCCCTCGATGCACTCAACATCTCCGACGAGCGCTACCTTGTGAGACCGGCACCAGGAGATGGCCTCGTCCTGGTTTCTGGTCCACCACGTTTCATCGCGCTCTTGGACCAGACGCTCAACGGCCTTGTAGCGGAGGCGCAGGCGCGGCCGCACGCTGCCGTCGAAAAGCAGCCGCGGGAAGCGGTCCTGAAGTTATTTCGTGGCTCCTCAACCACGGTCGTTCGCGATGGACGACCGGAAGCTCCCTATTCTTCCGACGCGCCGCGTCAGGACAGCATCGTGCGCGAGCCTGCGCCAAGCCAGAGATGA
- a CDS encoding M16 family metallopeptidase has translation MTYSFTGRAVLGGASLAIATLGSAPSLAATRIQRLVSPGGIEAWFVQDATVPLIAMEYAFGGGATQDPTDKPGVGHMVASLLDEGSGDLDFKTFHERLDRRAIELSFTSTRDQFRGSLRMLKDSRDEAFDLLRMALTAPRFEASDVERIRAAVLANLRRDSTNPSTLANRKFLEVAFNDHPYARQAGGTVESVPKIDVADLKDYVRRVIAKDTLKIAVVGDVDPETLGRLLDKTFGSLPAKAELTLVPDVVAAKPPQRVFTPLDVPQTVVTFGGPGVRRSEPDFMAACVVDHILGGRGLSSRLFREVREKRGLAYYVRETLLWMNHSAVFIGDTATRADRAGETVEEVEKQARRMAEEGPTQQELDDAKSYLKGSQMLALDTSSNLARALLQCQLDKLPIDHIEKHSALVDAVTLEDARKAAQRLWGQGLLTVIVGRSPLAAAQSTTAPSATTPPPAAVQSGAAPSAATPATPN, from the coding sequence GTGACCTATTCCTTCACAGGGCGTGCCGTCCTCGGTGGGGCCTCGCTCGCGATCGCGACGCTCGGCTCTGCACCATCGCTTGCCGCGACCAGGATTCAGCGCCTGGTCTCGCCCGGCGGTATCGAAGCCTGGTTCGTGCAGGACGCTACCGTCCCGCTGATCGCGATGGAATATGCCTTCGGCGGCGGAGCGACCCAGGACCCCACCGACAAGCCCGGCGTCGGCCACATGGTTGCCAGCCTGCTCGATGAAGGGTCTGGCGATCTCGACTTCAAGACCTTTCACGAGCGGCTCGACCGCCGCGCCATTGAGCTGAGCTTTACCTCGACTCGCGATCAGTTCCGCGGTTCTTTGCGCATGCTCAAGGACAGCAGGGACGAGGCCTTCGACCTGCTGCGAATGGCGCTGACCGCGCCGCGTTTCGAGGCGTCCGATGTTGAACGGATCCGTGCCGCGGTGCTCGCGAACCTTCGGCGTGACTCCACGAATCCTTCAACGCTCGCCAATCGCAAGTTCCTCGAAGTCGCCTTTAACGATCACCCTTATGCCCGCCAGGCCGGAGGCACGGTCGAGAGCGTGCCGAAGATCGACGTCGCCGATCTGAAGGACTATGTCCGCCGCGTGATCGCCAAGGACACGCTCAAGATCGCGGTGGTCGGTGACGTCGATCCAGAGACGCTCGGCAGATTGCTCGACAAGACGTTTGGCAGCCTGCCGGCCAAGGCGGAGTTGACGCTGGTCCCCGATGTGGTCGCGGCAAAGCCGCCGCAGCGCGTCTTCACTCCGCTCGACGTGCCGCAGACGGTCGTGACCTTCGGCGGTCCCGGCGTCCGCCGCAGCGAGCCGGATTTCATGGCGGCCTGTGTCGTCGACCACATCCTCGGCGGCCGCGGGCTGTCGTCGCGGCTGTTCCGCGAAGTCCGCGAGAAGCGCGGGCTCGCCTATTACGTCCGTGAGACGCTGCTCTGGATGAATCATTCCGCTGTGTTCATCGGCGATACCGCCACCCGCGCCGATCGCGCCGGCGAGACGGTCGAGGAGGTCGAGAAGCAGGCCCGCCGCATGGCTGAGGAAGGCCCGACCCAGCAGGAACTCGATGATGCCAAGTCGTACCTGAAGGGCTCGCAGATGCTGGCGCTCGATACCTCGTCAAACCTTGCGCGGGCGCTGCTACAGTGTCAGCTCGACAAGCTACCGATCGACCATATCGAGAAGCACAGCGCGCTCGTCGATGCGGTGACGCTGGAGGATGCCAGGAAGGCGGCGCAGCGGCTGTGGGGCCAGGGTCTGCTCACCGTCATCGTCGGCCGCTCCCCACTGGCCGCAGCCCAGTCGACCACCGCGCCATCGGCCACGACGCCGCCGCCAGCGGCAGTACAGTCAGGCGCCGCGCCATCCGCCGCAACGCCGGCAACACCCAATTAA
- a CDS encoding M16 family metallopeptidase has product MLAQITVTSERPASFTLQNGLQVVVIPDHRTPVATQMIWYKVGSADETPGKSGLAHFFEHLMFKGTAKHPPGEFSQTVLRVGGNQNAFTGMDYTSYYQRVPREQLGKMMEFEADRMTGLVLQDENVLSERDVVLEEFNMRVANDPDARLTEQMMAALYLNHPYGRPIIGWRQEIEKLDREDALAFYKRFYAPNNAILIIAGDVDANEIRPMVEKNFGDIPAQPSILAKRLRPQEPTAAAPRTVTLSDPRVEQPTLHRYYLVPSAHTAAAGESPALDVLAQLMGGGANSHLYRSLVIDKQLASSTGASYQRTSLDPSKFMISVTPKPGVEFVQIEDAIDKVIADLAQNPARAEDLERIKNRLVAQAIYAQDNQATLAGWYGAALTTGLSIDDIRSWPDRIRAVTAEQVREAAQKWLDKKRSVTGYLIKDSAPKREEKRS; this is encoded by the coding sequence GTGCTTGCCCAGATCACAGTCACCTCGGAACGACCAGCAAGCTTCACCCTTCAGAACGGGCTGCAGGTGGTGGTGATTCCGGATCATCGCACACCCGTTGCGACACAGATGATTTGGTATAAGGTCGGCTCGGCGGACGAGACGCCGGGCAAATCGGGGCTTGCGCATTTCTTCGAACACTTGATGTTCAAGGGCACAGCGAAGCATCCGCCCGGCGAATTCTCCCAGACCGTGCTGCGCGTCGGCGGCAACCAGAACGCCTTCACCGGGATGGACTACACCAGCTATTACCAACGCGTGCCGCGCGAGCAGCTCGGTAAGATGATGGAATTTGAAGCCGACCGCATGACCGGTCTCGTTCTCCAAGATGAGAACGTGCTGTCCGAACGCGATGTTGTGCTCGAAGAATTCAACATGCGCGTCGCCAACGATCCCGATGCGCGGCTCACCGAGCAGATGATGGCGGCGCTTTACCTCAATCACCCCTACGGCCGCCCCATTATCGGCTGGCGGCAGGAGATCGAAAAGCTCGACCGCGAGGACGCACTCGCCTTCTACAAGCGCTTCTACGCGCCGAACAACGCGATCCTGATCATCGCCGGCGACGTTGACGCCAATGAGATCCGCCCGATGGTGGAGAAGAATTTTGGCGACATTCCCGCGCAGCCTTCGATCCTCGCAAAACGCTTGCGGCCGCAGGAGCCGACGGCGGCGGCCCCGCGCACGGTGACGTTGTCCGATCCGCGGGTCGAGCAGCCGACCCTGCACCGCTATTATCTCGTGCCGTCGGCTCACACCGCGGCTGCCGGCGAGAGTCCTGCGCTTGACGTGCTCGCGCAATTGATGGGCGGCGGCGCCAACTCCCATCTCTATCGTTCGCTGGTGATCGACAAGCAGCTCGCGAGCAGCACGGGCGCGAGCTACCAGCGCACCTCGCTCGATCCCTCGAAATTCATGATCTCTGTCACGCCGAAACCGGGTGTCGAGTTCGTCCAGATCGAGGACGCCATCGACAAGGTGATCGCCGACCTCGCGCAAAATCCCGCGCGCGCCGAGGATCTCGAGCGAATCAAGAACCGGCTGGTTGCGCAAGCGATCTACGCCCAGGATAACCAAGCGACGCTTGCGGGCTGGTATGGCGCCGCGCTTACAACGGGGCTCAGCATCGACGATATCCGAAGCTGGCCGGACCGCATCCGGGCCGTCACCGCCGAGCAGGTGCGTGAGGCCGCGCAGAAATGGCTCGACAAGAAGCGGTCGGTGACCGGCTATCTGATCAAGGATTCTGCGCCCAAACGTGAGGAGAAGCGCTCGTGA
- a CDS encoding DUF1521 domain-containing protein, producing MPYLPVVGGLNPAVGLVPEGAPAVPMFNVALGQYAGAAGVPVGAYQYLPVNSPAVVAPAVLSPAYVAPTLLAPPPPPQFASVAQNQSSSSSIDPVWTHEVHDGKATIHLGNKYTITADEKDGTWTVRNNETGHVSKIHGDPHVDANGDGKDDFDFKKGMSLQLDDGTKITVDTADYGNGKSISSKLTITNGSNAMIVEGLGDDKDGANNLKVTQSNAGLTLDALTSDGSQTIHEQGQGWVDGAGREVDQASIDAGEEGRAPGNGSQSQYTPAPLATPLYYYTPVFVPPPPPVSMIPVAVNQSPPPKANPVWSHEVHDGKATIHLGDKYTITADEKDGTWTVRNNETGHVSKIHGDPHFDSDGDGKVDFDFKKGMTLQLDDGTKITVDTVDYGKGKTISSKLTITNGDNAMVVEGLGDKKDGANNLKVTQSNAGQTLDQLTSDGAQTIYEQGQGWVDRSGWQVNQASIDANEQAAG from the coding sequence ATGCCGTATCTTCCCGTGGTGGGCGGTCTCAATCCGGCGGTAGGGCTCGTGCCTGAAGGCGCGCCCGCCGTTCCAATGTTCAACGTCGCATTGGGGCAGTACGCCGGCGCTGCCGGCGTCCCGGTGGGGGCCTACCAGTACCTGCCGGTAAATAGTCCGGCCGTCGTCGCTCCCGCCGTACTCAGTCCGGCCTACGTTGCCCCAACCCTTCTCGCCCCGCCGCCGCCTCCCCAGTTCGCGTCGGTCGCCCAGAACCAGAGCTCGTCATCCTCAATCGATCCGGTGTGGACGCATGAGGTCCATGACGGCAAGGCCACCATCCACCTTGGCAATAAGTATACAATTACGGCGGACGAGAAGGACGGCACCTGGACTGTCCGCAACAACGAGACCGGCCATGTCTCGAAGATCCACGGCGATCCTCATGTCGATGCTAATGGGGACGGCAAGGACGATTTCGATTTCAAGAAAGGCATGTCCTTGCAACTTGACGATGGCACCAAGATCACCGTGGATACCGCCGACTACGGCAACGGCAAGAGCATTTCATCGAAGCTCACCATCACGAATGGCAGCAACGCCATGATTGTCGAGGGGCTCGGTGACGACAAGGATGGCGCCAACAATCTGAAGGTGACGCAGTCGAACGCTGGCCTCACTCTCGATGCGCTGACATCCGATGGTTCACAAACGATCCATGAACAAGGTCAGGGTTGGGTCGACGGCGCCGGGCGCGAGGTGGACCAGGCGAGTATTGATGCTGGTGAAGAGGGGCGCGCCCCGGGCAACGGCTCTCAGTCCCAGTACACTCCTGCGCCGCTCGCTACTCCATTGTACTACTACACTCCAGTTTTCGTTCCTCCGCCCCCGCCTGTGTCGATGATCCCAGTTGCGGTGAACCAGAGCCCGCCACCTAAAGCTAATCCGGTGTGGTCGCATGAGGTCCATGACGGCAAGGCCACCATCCACCTTGGCGATAAGTATACAATTACGGCGGACGAGAAGGACGGCACATGGACCGTTCGCAACAACGAGACCGGCCATGTCTCGAAGATTCATGGCGATCCTCATTTCGATTCTGATGGAGACGGCAAGGTCGATTTCGATTTCAAGAAAGGCATGACCCTGCAACTCGATGATGGCACGAAGATCACCGTGGATACGGTCGATTACGGCAAGGGCAAGACCATTTCGTCCAAGCTCACCATCACGAATGGCGACAACGCCATGGTTGTCGAGGGACTCGGTGACAAGAAGGACGGTGCCAACAATCTGAAGGTGACGCAGTCCAATGCTGGCCAAACCCTCGATCAGCTGACGTCGGATGGTGCACAGACGATATATGAGCAAGGTCAGGGGTGGGTCGATAGATCCGGATGGCAGGTCAATCAGGCGAGCATTGACGCAAATGAGCAGGCCGCCGGGTGA
- a CDS encoding histidine kinase, producing the protein MIDSGGAQFASPPPPADASKTGDVFPISGQERDLVCAISFVHLVCGQSAQALALLRLIAHDDSQDVDLLRILTYALISEGFGNEALAVLDKLDTLDDDPSSRLPLTLLRSHALRRAGRMDEARAVFQDYVSLRGRTAPTQQQ; encoded by the coding sequence ATGATCGACTCGGGCGGAGCGCAGTTCGCCAGTCCACCGCCGCCGGCCGATGCTTCCAAAACCGGCGACGTCTTCCCAATTTCAGGGCAGGAGCGCGATTTGGTCTGCGCAATATCCTTCGTCCACCTTGTGTGTGGACAGAGCGCACAAGCTCTCGCTCTGTTGCGGCTCATTGCCCATGACGATTCGCAAGACGTCGATCTGCTTCGCATTCTTACCTATGCTCTCATCTCGGAGGGCTTTGGCAATGAAGCACTTGCGGTGCTGGATAAACTAGACACGCTTGATGACGACCCCTCTTCGCGTCTGCCTTTGACGCTTCTGCGCAGTCACGCACTACGACGGGCCGGCCGTATGGACGAGGCGCGAGCAGTCTTTCAAGACTATGTGTCCTTGCGTGGCAGGACAGCCCCAACGCAACAACAATAA
- the sctV gene encoding type III secretion system export apparatus subunit SctV has translation MANLLHKLIVRAPFHPDFMVAFMLLLAIGMMIMPMPIVVVDMLIGFNLGFAVLLLMVALYLSTPLDFSSLPGVILISTVFRLALTIATTRLILAEGDAGSIIHTFGEFVISGNIAVGIVIFLIVTMVQFMVLAKGAERVAEVSARFTLDALPGKQMAIDAELRNGHIDQHEARSRRASLERESQLHGAMDGAMKFVKGDAIAGLIVICINMLGGISIGLLSKGMSVDEALHQYTLLTIGDALISQIPALLLSVTAATIVTRVNGPSKLKLGADIINQLTASTQALRLAAGVLLLMGLIPGFPLPPFLMLAALFAGASYVKGGEGANTGSKTGANVSAPTSTPAQAQRQTIPAEALPVAVFFAPNLVNAIDREEVEQHIARISALVSADLGITIPRIPVQVDQRLAQSEFRLDVEGVPVERDRVDPTQLALTDDRANIELSGIPYRQDPDTDRIWIEQSHAPALKAAGIGHYRPSEIIALRVSSVLTRYARRLVGIQETRQLLARMEQEYPDLVKEVLRTTPVPRIADVLRRLLDEGIPIRNTRLVLEAFAEWSEREQNAVLLTEYVRSGLKRQICFRHATAHRVLPAFIVERETEDVVRSAVRETTVGPYLALEDRHSEMLLSQLRQIHSGMPPGQSQPVILSSLDIRRFVRGFLTRNGIDLPVLSYQDLASDFTVQPVGSLKLTGPKEQAPTVEQRNRLATNG, from the coding sequence ATGGCAAACCTTCTTCATAAGCTTATCGTGCGCGCGCCATTCCACCCGGATTTCATGGTCGCGTTCATGCTGCTTCTGGCAATCGGAATGATGATCATGCCGATGCCGATCGTCGTGGTCGACATGCTGATCGGCTTCAATCTGGGCTTTGCCGTATTGCTGCTGATGGTTGCTCTGTATCTCAGTACGCCATTGGATTTCTCGTCTTTGCCCGGCGTCATCCTGATCTCTACCGTCTTTCGTCTGGCGCTGACCATCGCGACCACGCGGCTGATTCTCGCTGAAGGAGACGCCGGCAGCATCATTCACACCTTCGGTGAGTTCGTGATATCAGGGAACATCGCGGTCGGCATTGTTATATTTTTGATCGTGACCATGGTGCAGTTCATGGTTCTCGCGAAGGGAGCCGAGCGCGTTGCTGAAGTCTCAGCACGATTCACGCTCGACGCTCTGCCAGGCAAGCAGATGGCTATCGACGCGGAGCTACGCAACGGTCATATCGATCAGCACGAGGCACGCAGCCGGCGAGCCTCACTGGAGCGAGAAAGCCAACTTCACGGTGCAATGGATGGCGCCATGAAGTTCGTGAAAGGGGATGCCATTGCCGGACTCATAGTCATCTGCATCAACATGCTGGGAGGAATCAGCATCGGACTGCTCTCCAAGGGCATGTCCGTCGATGAGGCGTTGCATCAATATACGCTGCTCACCATCGGCGATGCGTTGATTTCTCAGATTCCGGCGCTCCTGCTGTCGGTTACGGCCGCAACCATCGTCACACGTGTAAATGGGCCTTCCAAGCTCAAGCTTGGTGCCGATATCATCAACCAACTCACGGCCAGTACCCAGGCATTGCGGCTAGCAGCCGGCGTCTTACTTCTGATGGGTCTGATACCTGGTTTCCCCTTGCCCCCGTTTCTCATGCTGGCCGCACTTTTCGCCGGGGCGAGCTATGTCAAAGGCGGTGAAGGTGCGAACACGGGCTCCAAGACGGGCGCCAACGTTAGTGCTCCGACCTCAACTCCAGCGCAGGCTCAAAGGCAAACCATACCTGCGGAGGCGCTTCCGGTCGCGGTTTTCTTTGCACCTAACCTGGTAAACGCGATTGACAGAGAGGAAGTTGAGCAGCACATCGCTCGCATTTCGGCACTGGTCTCAGCAGATCTTGGCATCACGATTCCCCGCATTCCAGTCCAGGTCGATCAACGTTTGGCCCAATCCGAGTTCAGGCTAGATGTGGAAGGGGTACCGGTTGAACGGGATCGAGTCGACCCGACGCAGCTCGCGCTCACCGACGACCGAGCGAACATTGAATTGAGCGGCATCCCCTATCGGCAAGATCCAGACACCGACCGGATCTGGATCGAACAGAGCCATGCACCGGCTCTCAAAGCGGCCGGGATCGGGCATTACCGTCCGAGCGAAATCATCGCCCTGCGTGTCAGTTCCGTACTGACGCGATATGCGCGGCGCTTGGTAGGCATTCAAGAGACGCGACAATTGCTTGCCCGGATGGAGCAGGAATATCCCGACCTGGTGAAGGAAGTGCTACGCACGACTCCAGTTCCCCGGATCGCCGATGTCCTGCGTCGCCTGCTCGACGAGGGCATCCCGATTCGTAACACCCGGCTGGTCTTGGAAGCGTTCGCCGAATGGAGCGAACGCGAGCAAAACGCCGTCCTGCTCACCGAATATGTCCGTTCCGGCCTGAAGCGGCAAATCTGCTTTCGCCATGCCACTGCTCACCGCGTTCTGCCCGCCTTTATCGTCGAACGTGAAACTGAGGATGTGGTTCGCAGTGCGGTCCGAGAGACCACCGTCGGGCCGTACCTCGCGCTGGAGGACCGGCATAGCGAGATGTTGCTGTCGCAACTGCGCCAGATTCATTCAGGCATGCCACCAGGTCAGAGCCAGCCCGTCATCCTGAGTTCGCTGGATATCCGGCGCTTCGTCCGCGGCTTTCTCACCCGCAACGGGATCGATCTTCCTGTTCTGTCCTATCAGGATCTCGCCTCCGATTTCACGGTCCAGCCGGTGGGGTCGCTCAAGCTTACAGGTCCCAAGGAACAAGCTCCGACAGTAGAACAACGCAACCGGCTTGCCACAAACGGCTAA
- a CDS encoding tetratricopeptide repeat protein — protein MNSPPTTFAARLYAFHPPSGLTLLALFATFMLGGCASLDHQAISVQETPRPELLGAKDIDSAMRERIALALLRVSDEESLREALKRKPDNVDAAISLTQALLAQKRAGEALEVADKILLAVPGDLRAMNAKGVVLDAEGRHDEAQALYREALAAAPGNQMLRNNLGLSLALAGNADTGHASLQPLSHEPRALARSP, from the coding sequence ATGAATTCACCACCAACAACATTCGCTGCTCGATTGTATGCGTTCCATCCGCCCTCGGGCTTAACTCTCCTCGCTTTATTCGCCACTTTTATGCTTGGTGGTTGCGCCAGCTTGGATCATCAAGCTATCTCCGTTCAAGAGACGCCGCGGCCAGAGTTGCTGGGCGCCAAGGACATCGATTCTGCTATGCGCGAGCGCATTGCACTCGCCCTCCTCCGGGTTTCGGACGAGGAGAGTTTGCGTGAGGCTCTGAAGCGAAAGCCAGACAACGTCGATGCGGCAATCTCGCTTACGCAGGCCCTTTTGGCACAGAAACGCGCGGGCGAAGCACTTGAGGTAGCCGACAAGATCTTGCTTGCAGTTCCTGGTGATTTGCGTGCCATGAACGCAAAAGGAGTGGTCCTCGACGCCGAGGGGCGTCATGATGAGGCACAAGCGCTGTATCGCGAGGCCCTCGCAGCGGCCCCAGGCAATCAGATGTTGCGCAACAATCTCGGCCTATCGCTCGCACTTGCTGGGAATGCCGATACCGGACATGCGAGCCTACAACCGCTTTCGCACGAGCCGCGTGCGCTGGCGCGTTCGCCATAA
- a CDS encoding Effector protein NopP codes for MYGRINSYPGASDADEIRYSGTNQAQSDADSQRFADMFAGMHMAAPSASSSSAPSYSLARRPPVEKITKSSFEDHVRDFYGDEIEDIAAKPQIYSRPVSSKAERTAQVAYDHGTKSGSENARYFSYQLGNKSVGLLRTEGGASMSDVFKDEKARARWREQFPGRTQLTSTVDFRVTHPLVENAGDILLEHQLRLDGERPLLLSHAVNDEAKARARALGFVEVSDSMMVLDPTKHPNKWTKNDDGEWQRKNKPPLYLKAADADGSDTRGAQRASNTTPDWDDDDFM; via the coding sequence ATGTATGGCCGAATCAACAGCTACCCCGGTGCTTCTGACGCTGATGAAATCAGATATTCCGGCACCAACCAGGCCCAATCTGACGCAGACAGCCAACGCTTTGCGGACATGTTTGCTGGGATGCACATGGCGGCGCCGAGCGCTAGTTCGTCTTCGGCACCCTCGTATTCCCTCGCTCGCCGACCTCCTGTGGAGAAGATCACAAAGTCTTCATTCGAGGACCACGTGAGGGACTTTTATGGCGATGAAATCGAGGATATCGCCGCGAAGCCACAGATATACTCGCGTCCCGTATCCTCGAAGGCCGAACGCACAGCACAAGTTGCTTATGACCACGGCACGAAATCTGGCTCGGAAAACGCACGCTATTTCAGCTATCAGTTAGGCAACAAGAGTGTTGGACTCCTGCGAACGGAAGGCGGAGCTAGCATGAGTGATGTGTTCAAAGACGAAAAGGCACGCGCGCGCTGGCGGGAACAGTTTCCCGGACGGACCCAACTCACATCCACTGTAGATTTTCGGGTTACTCATCCCCTCGTCGAGAACGCAGGCGATATTCTGTTGGAACATCAGCTTCGGCTCGACGGCGAACGGCCTTTGCTCCTCTCTCATGCTGTCAACGACGAAGCAAAGGCCCGCGCACGGGCGTTGGGTTTTGTTGAGGTGAGTGACTCGATGATGGTGCTTGACCCTACCAAGCATCCTAACAAGTGGACGAAGAATGATGATGGTGAATGGCAGCGGAAAAACAAGCCTCCATTGTATCTCAAGGCGGCCGACGCTGACGGCAGTGATACCAGGGGGGCCCAGCGTGCTTCAAATACCACGCCGGATTGGGACGACGATGACTTTATGTAG
- a CDS encoding transposase: protein MEQFVLTDANERTWNRCVSANRAIPDAAARTTGHWSRRCYGSRGPGRPWRDLPRAFGHWSAVYTRFRDWVKAYVWKRLFDSVSDEPDVEYATVDATIVKVHCHLASSCPIVQGVIVVSVVM from the coding sequence ATGGAACAATTCGTTTTGACTGACGCCAATGAACGAACATGGAACCGCTGTGTCTCGGCAAACCGAGCGATCCCGGACGCAGCGGCAAGGACAACCGGACATTGGTCGAGGCGGTGTTATGGATCGCGCGGCCCGGGCCGTCCCTGGCGCGATCTGCCGCGCGCTTTCGGCCACTGGAGTGCCGTGTACACGCGTTTCCGCGACTGGGTGAAGGCGTACGTGTGGAAACGCCTGTTCGACTCGGTCTCGGACGAGCCGGACGTGGAATACGCCACGGTCGACGCCACGATCGTCAAGGTCCACTGCCACCTAGCAAGCAGTTGTCCAATAGTTCAGGGTGTAATCGTCGTTTCGGTCGTCATGTGA